In Desulfosoma caldarium, the following are encoded in one genomic region:
- the rpsD gene encoding 30S ribosomal protein S4 → MARYTGPQCRLCRRESMKLYLKWDRCYSDKCAFERRNYAPGQHGQRRGKLSDYGVQLREKQKIKRTYGLLEKQFKAYFKEADRQKGVTGTNFLILLERRLDNTVYRLGFANSRSQARQLVRHNHFLVNGRKVNIPSYLLRPGDVISVREKSRSLGVINEALDALPRRGLVPWLELEKEAYRGTMRSLPTREEMPLPVQEHLVVEFYSK, encoded by the coding sequence TTGGCGCGATACACAGGTCCGCAATGCCGGCTGTGCCGGCGGGAAAGCATGAAATTGTACCTCAAATGGGACCGGTGCTATTCGGACAAGTGCGCCTTTGAACGGCGCAATTACGCTCCGGGTCAACACGGGCAGCGCCGCGGTAAACTTTCGGACTACGGCGTGCAGCTTCGTGAGAAGCAAAAGATTAAGAGAACGTACGGTCTCCTAGAAAAGCAGTTCAAGGCCTACTTTAAGGAAGCCGATCGGCAAAAAGGGGTGACCGGGACGAACTTCCTGATCCTGCTGGAGCGCCGTCTGGACAACACGGTATATCGTCTGGGCTTTGCCAACTCGCGTTCTCAGGCCCGTCAGCTGGTGCGGCACAATCACTTCCTCGTCAACGGGCGAAAGGTGAACATACCTTCCTATCTCCTGCGGCCCGGTGATGTGATCAGTGTGCGGGAAAAGAGCCGCTCTTTGGGAGTGATCAACGAAGCGCTGGATGCCCTGCCGCGACGCGGTCTCGTTCCATGGTTGGAGTTGGAAAAGGAAGCGTATCGAGGCACGATGAGAAGCCTTCCGACGCGAGAAGAAATGCCGCTGCCGGTGCAAGAGCACCTGGTGGTTGAATTTTACTCGAAGTAA
- the map gene encoding type I methionyl aminopeptidase, translating to MIILKTQEEVEKIRKACLIVAEVLERLREVVVPGVSTWDLNAISEEEAQKRGAVPAFKGYHGFPYALCTSVNEEVVHGIPSKTRILQEGDIVSVDFGVVVDGFYGDAAVTLPVGTISKEAQRLCRVTREALDRAIAQAVVGHRLSDISHAVQAHVEPFGYSVVREFVGHGIGRNLHESPQIPNFGPPGRGVKLKAGMVFAIEPMINEGVADIRILEDRWTAVTADGKLSAHFEHTVAVTKNGPDVLSLLK from the coding sequence TTGATCATTCTCAAGACCCAAGAAGAGGTTGAGAAAATAAGAAAAGCCTGCCTCATTGTGGCCGAGGTGCTGGAGCGGCTTCGGGAGGTGGTTGTGCCCGGGGTGAGCACGTGGGATTTAAATGCCATCAGTGAGGAGGAAGCACAAAAGCGTGGAGCCGTGCCGGCCTTCAAAGGCTATCACGGCTTCCCTTATGCGCTGTGCACTTCGGTCAATGAAGAAGTGGTGCATGGCATACCGAGCAAGACGCGCATTTTGCAGGAGGGCGACATCGTCAGCGTGGATTTCGGTGTGGTTGTGGACGGGTTCTACGGAGATGCGGCGGTGACGCTTCCCGTGGGCACCATATCGAAGGAGGCGCAACGATTATGCCGCGTGACGCGGGAAGCTCTGGACCGAGCCATCGCTCAAGCCGTGGTGGGTCATCGGTTGTCGGACATTTCCCACGCGGTGCAGGCCCATGTGGAACCTTTTGGCTACTCGGTGGTGCGCGAATTCGTGGGGCACGGCATCGGGAGAAACCTTCATGAAAGCCCCCAGATTCCTAACTTTGGCCCTCCAGGGCGAGGCGTGAAGCTCAAAGCCGGTATGGTGTTTGCCATCGAGCCGATGATCAACGAGGGGGTTGCAGACATTCGCATTTTGGAAGATCGATGGACGGCGGTGACGGCCGATGGAAAGCTTTCGGCTCACTTTGAACACACCGTGGCCGTGACGAAAAACGGACCGGACGTGTTGTCTCTATTGAAGTAA
- the rplQ gene encoding 50S ribosomal protein L17 — MRHRKSGRKLNRTSSHRTAMFRNMVTSLLEHERIVTTIPKAKEIRRWAEAMITLGKRGDLHARRQALAVIRAKGVVHKLFAELGPRYQARQGGYTRIVKMGFRKGDGAPMCLIELTGAEIKTTPKKKTQSEEPTAAQR; from the coding sequence ATGCGCCACAGGAAATCGGGTCGGAAGCTCAACCGAACTTCCAGCCACCGAACGGCCATGTTTCGCAATATGGTTACCTCGCTTTTGGAACACGAACGCATTGTGACGACCATTCCGAAGGCCAAGGAAATTCGGCGATGGGCTGAAGCCATGATCACGCTGGGTAAGCGCGGGGACCTGCACGCCAGGCGGCAGGCTTTGGCCGTGATTCGCGCCAAGGGCGTGGTGCATAAACTCTTTGCAGAACTGGGGCCGCGGTACCAGGCACGTCAAGGTGGTTACACGCGCATCGTGAAGATGGGATTTCGAAAAGGCGACGGCGCGCCCATGTGTCTCATCGAGCTGACGGGAGCCGAAATCAAGACAACGCCCAAAAAGAAGACACAATCCGAAGAGCCGACCGCGGCGCAGCGTTAG
- the rpmJ gene encoding 50S ribosomal protein L36, whose amino-acid sequence MKVRASVKVICRKCKIIRRHGQVRVICENPKHKQRQG is encoded by the coding sequence ATGAAAGTGCGGGCGTCAGTGAAAGTCATCTGCCGAAAATGCAAAATCATTCGTCGGCACGGCCAGGTGCGCGTCATCTGCGAGAACCCGAAGCACAAACAGCGTCAAGGCTAA
- the rpsK gene encoding 30S ribosomal protein S11 encodes MARGRGGPRKKKERKNVQNGIAHIRSTFNNTIVTITDMSGNTLSWASGGNQGFKGSRKSTPFAAQMAAQAAAKAAMEHGLQNVEVYVKGPGSGREAALRALQAAGLNVTVIRDVTPIPHNGCRPPKRRRV; translated from the coding sequence ATGGCACGTGGCAGAGGTGGTCCGCGAAAGAAAAAAGAGCGGAAAAACGTTCAAAACGGTATTGCGCATATTCGTTCAACCTTTAACAACACCATCGTGACCATCACGGACATGAGTGGCAACACCCTTTCGTGGGCCAGTGGTGGCAACCAAGGGTTCAAGGGATCGCGCAAGAGCACGCCTTTTGCCGCCCAGATGGCCGCTCAGGCTGCGGCCAAGGCGGCGATGGAACACGGCTTGCAAAACGTGGAGGTCTACGTGAAGGGGCCGGGATCGGGCCGTGAGGCGGCTCTGCGGGCGTTGCAGGCGGCCGGATTAAATGTGACGGTCATTCGGGACGTGACGCCCATTCCTCACAACGGATGTCGGCCGCCCAAGCGTCGCCGAGTGTAA
- a CDS encoding DNA-directed RNA polymerase subunit alpha, with protein sequence MEKNWRELIRPKPLVVEPGEDPNCYAKFICEPLERGFGTTLGNALRRVLLSSLRGAAITSVKIDGVLHEFSSAPGVVEDVTDIILNLKEVRLRLNGDGPKRVVLEKAGEGPVTAGDIRTDSSVTILNPDKHICTLARDGKVRMELVVDEGKGYEPAEWGPEKVETIGTIPIDAIFSPVRKVSYNVSQARVGQRTDYDKLTMEIWTDGSVTPEDALAVAAKILKDQLSVFVNFEDYEAPAFAEEEAEEPTFNENLFRSVDELELSVRSANCLKSADIRYIGELVQKTEAEMLRTKNFGRKSLNEIKEILQEMGLTLGMKLDNFPSREEIEQRRKEEE encoded by the coding sequence ATGGAGAAAAACTGGCGCGAATTGATTCGACCGAAACCCCTGGTGGTAGAGCCCGGGGAAGACCCGAACTGCTATGCCAAATTCATCTGTGAACCGCTGGAGCGAGGTTTCGGGACGACTCTAGGAAATGCGCTGCGACGGGTGCTGCTGTCGTCTCTGAGAGGCGCGGCCATTACGTCCGTAAAGATCGACGGTGTGCTTCATGAATTTTCCTCAGCCCCCGGGGTTGTGGAGGATGTGACGGACATCATCTTAAATCTCAAGGAAGTGCGCCTGCGTTTGAACGGGGACGGTCCCAAGCGTGTGGTTCTGGAAAAAGCCGGAGAAGGTCCCGTAACGGCTGGCGACATTCGAACGGACTCCTCGGTGACCATTCTCAACCCGGACAAACACATCTGCACCCTGGCGCGAGACGGTAAAGTGCGCATGGAGCTTGTGGTGGACGAAGGCAAGGGTTACGAGCCTGCCGAATGGGGTCCGGAAAAGGTGGAAACCATTGGCACGATCCCCATCGACGCGATTTTTAGCCCGGTGCGCAAGGTAAGCTACAACGTCAGCCAGGCTCGCGTGGGGCAGCGCACCGACTATGATAAACTGACCATGGAAATCTGGACCGACGGTAGTGTCACACCCGAGGATGCCCTGGCCGTGGCGGCCAAGATTCTTAAAGACCAGCTCAGTGTCTTCGTGAATTTTGAGGACTATGAGGCTCCGGCGTTTGCGGAAGAGGAAGCTGAGGAGCCCACCTTCAACGAAAATCTGTTTCGCAGCGTAGATGAGCTGGAACTGTCGGTGCGCAGTGCCAACTGTCTGAAAAGCGCCGACATTCGCTACATCGGCGAGTTGGTGCAAAAGACCGAAGCGGAAATGCTTCGAACCAAGAACTTCGGTCGCAAGTCACTCAATGAGATCAAAGAGATTCTTCAGGAGATGGGCTTGACGCTGGGGATGAAACTGGACAACTTTCCGAGTCGGGAAGAGATCGAACAGAGAAGAAAGGAAGAGGAATAG
- the infA gene encoding translation initiation factor IF-1 → MVKEEAIEVEGTVIEPLPNAMFRVELENGHRVLAHISGKMRMHFIRILPGDKVTVELSPYDLTRGRIIFRAKS, encoded by the coding sequence ATGGTAAAGGAAGAAGCGATTGAGGTGGAAGGCACGGTCATCGAGCCTTTACCCAATGCCATGTTTCGTGTTGAGTTGGAAAACGGCCATCGAGTCCTTGCGCATATTTCCGGTAAGATGCGTATGCACTTCATTCGCATTTTACCGGGGGACAAGGTGACGGTGGAACTATCCCCATACGACCTGACTCGAGGGCGCATTATTTTCAGAGCCAAAAGCTGA
- the rpsM gene encoding 30S ribosomal protein S13: MARIAGIDLPRNKRMEIALTYIYGIGRTTASKILEEAKVDPGTKSDDLTEEQITAIRRVIDTQYKVEGDLRAEVSMNIKRLMDLGCYRGLRHRRGLPVRGQRTHTNARTRKGPRRSVIGKRKK; this comes from the coding sequence TTGGCACGGATTGCAGGCATTGACCTACCCAGAAACAAGCGCATGGAAATCGCCCTGACGTATATCTATGGAATCGGGCGGACGACGGCGTCCAAGATCCTGGAAGAGGCAAAGGTGGATCCCGGAACAAAGTCCGATGACTTGACGGAGGAACAGATCACGGCCATCCGTCGCGTCATCGACACTCAGTACAAGGTGGAAGGGGATCTGCGCGCGGAAGTGTCCATGAATATTAAGCGCCTCATGGATCTGGGTTGCTATCGAGGGCTGAGGCACCGCCGCGGACTTCCCGTCAGAGGGCAGCGCACCCATACGAATGCTCGGACGCGCAAGGGTCCACGTCGATCGGTCATCGGCAAACGTAAGAAGTAG